The sequence below is a genomic window from Candidatus Ancaeobacter aquaticus.
CCGTTTTTGTTGTAACGTGTTGTGGTTATCATGTTTACAGCATATCATAAACGGAGGGAATTACAAGAAAACAATTTATGTAAATTGTTTAAATATAAAGACTTATGCGTTTTGCATAAGGCATAAAGATAAGTAACTGAGGGGGCTGAGTTTAATGAAGGTTTTATTGCTGGGATCAGCTTTGCTTTTTGTCGCTTTTTTTTTGCATGTGTTACTATGGAATATTAGGATTCCCAAGCATCAAGTGAGATCATTGTTGGTTCTGTTTTTCTTCACACTGATTTTTGGTCTGTTTGCAATATTTTTAATTTCTAGTATGCAGATTCCCGATATATTTATTATTACAAGGATGTCTGTGTATCTTCATGTCTGTTTTTTTTATGTTTCCGTAGTTTTAGTATATATCGTTACCTATCCAGCAATAGAGGTTGATAGTCCTTCTCTTGTTATCATTATGAGTGTCGCGCATGCGCGGGCAGATGGGTTAGCTAAGGATAAGTTATATACATTGTTAACAAATGATGTTTTGGTTAAACCTCGAGTCGATGATCTTATTTTTGAAGATATGCTTACTCTTGATGGTGATAGGCTAAGGATCACCAAAAAGGGGAGTATGTTTATTCGTATATTTGTTATGTATCGAAAAATAATGAATCTTAATCAGAGTAATGGGTAAAGTTAGTATGGATTATTTGATAATAGTTATCCCCATAATAGGTTTAGTGGTCAATGTATGTGTGCAACTGCTCAGTTTTAGGTGTATTCGTAGTGTTGCTTTGTTAAAATCAGTTTACTTAGGTTTTACAATTGGATATATATGTTTACTAACAATGGTGTTTTATTGGTGTGTTTCCTCGCGGAATGACTATTTTTATATTGTCACAAATAGTGTTATCTATACATCATTAGGCTATTGTTATTTTAATTTTATTTGTTTAGGTCAAACGGGACGCAGAATAAGAATTCTAGACGAATTATCTAATGAGTCTAACGGACTTACTTTGGATGCATTGCTGGAAAGATATAATGCGAGAGATGTTATTGATAACAGAATTAATAGATTGCTCAATAATGGACAGATTATATGTAGGCAGGGCAAGTATTTTATCGGAAAACCAATGGTTCTAAATATGTCTAAGCTTATATTGATGCTTAAACTTTTAATTCAAGGGAAAAAAAGTGAGTTTGACAGATAGTGATGGACGGTAAATAAATGATTCTCATTAATTCTTCACCTAAAAATGCATTAAAAATATTTCAGCCATTTTTGCCTATATACATTCCCATTGGAATAGGTTGTTTAGCAACACATGCTAAAAAAAATGGAGTGCGAACTCTTGTAGTTGACGAGCAGGTTGAAGATGATGCATTTGCTTTGATTCAAACAAACATTAAGAATTTTAAAAAGCCCTATATATTCGGTTTTAGTGTTTTAACGGCAGGATTAAAAAGTGCATTAGCTTTAGCTGCTAAATTAAAAAGAAACTATCCTGATTCAATAAATATATTTGGAGGGATACATCCGACTGCAATGCCTGACGAGATTATGCAATTTAATTGTGTTGATTATGTAGTTCGGGGAGAGGGTGAAATAAATATAGTTAATTTATACAATGCAATTAAGAATGGAGACGATATATCATCTATTCCTAGTTTATCTTTTAGGAAAGACGGAAAGATTGTTCACAACCCTATCAGTTGTGTTCATGATAATGAATATATTAATTATCCTTTTCCGTATCATTTGTTCGCTAAAAACAAGCATAAGTATGATTTCGGTTTTGTTATTAGTTCAAGGGGCTGTCCCTATGAATGTATTTTCTGTAGTAATAGAGTTACCACTGGGAAAAGATATTACTTTAAAAGCCCGGAAGTTATAATCGATGAGCTTAATACACTTTACCATAAGTATAATCAAAGACACATACAGTTTCTTGATGATAATTTTCTAGTAAATAAGGAGAGGGTGTATGTACTCTTGGAATATATAAGAAAGAGCAGCCTTGATAAGAAAATGGTATTTAATTTTCAGTCGCGTGGGGACAACACAGACTACAAACTTATGGAAGAATTATATAGAACTGGATTTAAAAATGTATTTTTTGGCCTCGAAACAGCTTCCGAAGAAATAATGAAGACCATTAAAAAAGGCGAAACAGTTGCCCAATGCATAGATGCCGTTAATATGGCTAAAAAAATAGGTTTTCATGTGAGTGCGACGTTTATTTATGGTCTCCCCGGTGATACTCATAAGGACAGAATGGATTGTGTGAGGCTTTGCAAAGACCTGAAGTTGGATTTGGTTCGTTTTAACAATGCAACGCCATATCCAGGGACTGAATTATACGATATAGCGAAGAACACCAAAAGGTTATATGTACAGGGGATGTATGAGAATTTTAATTCAGTGTCGACCTTTATAGAGAATCCATTTAAAAAGATTCCTTTTTCCTACGTTCCTGAAAATAACACTGAAGAGGAAATAAGAGGCGATATTCTCTATAGTTATTTCAAATATTATATGGATATAAATAAAATCAGAGCGATTTTTGAGAAGCCCGAACAAAATGAAGGGTGGTTTAACGCAGGGGAAAAGGTTACGGAGGTCGTTGCTAAGATTCCATCGTTATGTGTGCTTGGATTCATGATGTTTATAAAATATATCCAGTTATTTTATTTTCGCTACATGAAAAAGACTATAGGGTCGTTTGTTGAAAGATTGCGGTAGGTATCAAAATAGCTAATAGTGACAACTGATATTATTCATTGAAAATATTAAGAACGGAGAAAACGTGTCTGTCCTCAGCAATAAATACGGCAAACAGCTATTAGAAAGCAATTCACCTACGGTAGTTGATAGAGCCTCTATTTTCTTTCTGTTTGTCATTTTTACTCTATTTTATTTCTTTTATGGCGGAAAATATTTTATTGGGGATAGTGGATTATGCTATTCAGCTTTTGCGTCTCTTTGTACGAGATTAGAATATGTTAATATATTTGATTATATCAAAGGGTATAAAGAATGGGGTCCAATTGATTATGACACCTTGGTATATGCGCAAGAATTGGTAAAAACCTTCAGGTATGATGCTTTGATTGCCCATCCAATATTCCTGCCGTTAGAAATATTAGGATATAATCTTTTACATGTATTTGTTCCCCATATCCAATACATGGTATCCAGTCAAGTCACCATGTCTCTGGTAAGTGCTTTGGGAGTAGTATGGTTCTATCAGATTATGAAAATATCTGGTAAAAGCACGCTTATATCAATTATTGGAGCATCAATCCTCGGATTATCGTTCATATATCGTAATAACGCAGAGGGTGATACGGGTATCTTGAGTTATATTGCACTTATTATGGTTCTAAGAGTTCACTTTAAATATATCAGTGGAGGCAGAACTATCCTTAATACGATATGGTACGGAGTGTGTTTTTCTTTTTCACTTCTTCTCTACAATAGTCCATTGGTTTTACTTCCGGGCCTTTTTGTAAGTTATCTTATGGTAGAAAAAGACTTTAAGAAGGTGGTGCAATTTGTGGTTGTATCTTTTTTTGTTGTATTATTTTGTACTAATTACTTCTATACAATTATTTTTAAATATATCGACTCAGTATTTTATAGCGGAAACATATATGGCTTTCAGTGCAAAGATTTCTGGGAGAATATGGCGTATGTCTTCCATTTTATGGGGGCGCACGGAGGATTGAAAGGAGGTATCATTCTTGTAGGTTACAATTTGTTCTATAATGTAACCCAATTACTCATTTTAGCGCCAAAGGTACTATCTTTTCCAATTGGCGTGCTCATAATATATTGTATGGCATCAATTACGATGGTAAAGATCAAAAAAGATAATGACAAATATTTTACCACTATTATTACAATATTATTTTTTCTACTTTTGTATATATTTGGTGCTGGTGTGTATCATGTAAAACAGGTGTCAGTGATATTTCCTTTTGTTGTCTATGTAATTTCAGAAGGAATATCTGTTAAATCAAAGGGACTGTTCGCGGGTTTCTTTAATATACGAATGACGAACATACTTATTGCAGTTTATTCTTTTGTTTTGATCGGTGGCATTGTATTTGATAGTTTTTATCCATTTAAAGGAGCTAATGCCTATTATAATTGGAATCCTCCTCAGGACAAAATGCTACTTAGTCAGGATTTTTATGATACATTGAATGCAAAACTGAAAAGGAATTCAATAATATTGTATGATTATTCCTATGTAGGTGATACGTTAGGTAACGATATATCAATAAAGACAGATCTTTTAAGTCCCTGTAATGGTAATTTCTGCCATCTGTGGATGGCTGGAAATTTTAGTCCTTTCTTTCTTGAGTATTTTATGGAAATTAATAATCCCAGGGAGTTTTATATGTTATCATCGCAAGGGGATACAGAGTTTATATTAGTTCCAAAGGATAAATATTTGAGCGAATATCTTTTATTTGAAAGGCAATTTGATTACGAAAAAAAATGGTATATTTATAAATATGATGGTAAAGTTATAAATAAGCAGAACGTATTTATCATTTTTAATAGAGAACATGGCTCCCTTCCAACTAATTCACTATATTCTATGCAAGATTTATACTGGAAACGGGGTGTGTATAAAAATAAAAAAACATTGGCATTAGTCCCTGTCGAAGATGATGTCATAGGTAATAATAGATATAGAAAGTCAAAAAGCCTTGTATACTGGTAGTGTGAAAATGAGAAAAGATTACATTATATGAAAATTGCAATTCTAATAGATCAACTTATACCTGGTGGGGTGCAAAAGATTGCTGTCAAGGAAGTGCAATATTTAAGACTAATGGGTGTTGATGCAACCCTTCTCGTTATTATGAGAGTGAAGGATCAGGAAAAATATATTTCAATGCTTGAAGGTGTCCCCTGTGAGTATATTTCAGATCGTTATCCGAAATATTTACGACGTACAATAAAACTTCCAGTGTTTCATTTCTTATCAACTTTGCATTTGCTCAGTCCTTATTTAGCTCCACGATATATTAATAAAAATGAATATGACTGCATAATGAGTCATAATACCACAACCTGTCTTACTGCTCAGATGTTGTGGCGAAAAAAGAAAATACCATATATTGCCTTTGTGTGGGATCCTATGAACTATATTTTAACGAAAGTGTATTCACGCACACTTTTGCGCGGTTTGTTTCCATTTCTCTCTCCATTTGTCAGGAAAATTGAATATTCTTTCTTGCGCGATGCAACACTTGTATTAACTGGATCTAATGTGCATTCTGAGTTTTTACATAAAAAACACGATATAGATTCCGAAATACTATACCCTGGGTGTGTTTTTTCCAAAAAGATACCAGAAAAGAGAGGCGATCATATGCTTGCGCTTACCAGGTGGGATAATGATAAGAAACCACATATGCTACTTGATTTGATTAGAAATCTTCCGGACGCGAAATTGATGATGGTAGGAACATGGACAAAAAAAGATGATTATAAGGAGTTCTTACTGAATATTCAGAAATACAATCTACAGGATAGAGTGAAAATTATCGATAGTTTCGGAGATAATACACTTTCTGATTTTGGACGCGAAGCAAGGTTTTTTATACATCCCAATTTTGAAGCTTTTGGCATGGGTGCGTTAGAACTTGCTGCACATGGTTGTCCAATGATAATCCCAAAGGGCTCCGGTGTTGGTGAAATATTTCAAAACGATGTACATGGGTTATTTCCCGAAAAAGAAAATTATGATCAATTTGAAATTGCAGTTACAAAACTGTTGAATGATGAAAGGTGCGCATACGAAATGGGGCGTTCTGCTTGGAAAAGGGCCAAAGAATATTCATGGGAAAATCATGCACGATGTTTACTTAACTATATAAAGAAGGCTGTTGTATGAAAGTATTTATTACCGGCGGAGCTGGGTTTGTGGGAAGTCATGTAGTCGATAGACTTATTGGCGAAAACGAGATAGTCGTTTATGACAATCTCTCTTCAGGGGAAAGATCTTTTATCCAAAAACATGAGGGTTCTAAAAATTTCACCTTTATTGAAGGTGATTTAATAGACAGACCTCTTCTTGAAAAATCAATAAAAGGATCCGATGCTGTCTATCATTTTGCCGCAAATCCTGATATACGCTATGGCATAGAGTATACTGACACTGATTTAACACAAGGGACAATAGCTACATATAATGTACTAGAGGCAATGCGGCTTGCAGATGTGAAGAAAATTATTTTTTCTTCAAGTTCAGTGGTGTATGGAGAACCACATCAGTTTCCTACTTCTGAAGACTATGGTCCTATGTTGCCTATATCGCTTTATGGGGCAAGTAAACTTGCTTGCGAAGGTCTTATTACGTCCTTTAGCCATACATTTGGTATTACATCATGGATTTTTCGTTTTGCAAATATAATTGGAAAGAGGCAAACGCACGGTCTTCTCGTTGATTTAATTGCAAAACTGGATAAAAATAAAACCGTGTTACCAGTGCTTGGTGACGGTTTGCAGGAAAAATCATATTTGTATATCGATGATTGCATTGATGGAATTTTGTATGCTGTTGGACATGCAAATGAATCTATGAATGTTTATAATTTAAGCGCAGGCGACCAAATATCCGTTAGTGAGATTGTTTCAATATTTGCCAAAAAGTACACTGAAATGACTCATAGTCAATTTGAGATATCATATGAGAATAAATCCCGTGGGTGGCAAGGTGATGTTGTTAAGGTAAAACTTGATGCTGCGAAAATTAATTCACTAGGGTGGAGCGCTCGATACTCATCTAAAAGAGCTATAGAGAAAACGGTTGAGGATCTTTTGGGAGGAGCATAGTGCAGGTAATTATTCTCGCGGGTGGGGTAGGAACAAGACTTAGACCACTGACACATACGATTCCAAAATCAATGGTGCCAATACATGGTAAGCCTTTTCTTGCACATAGTATTGAAATGGTACAAAAACAGGGTTTTACTGATATTGTCCTCAGTGTAGGGTATTTAGGAGGACAGATAGAAGACTATTTTGGTGACGGGAAGTCATATGGAGTTAATATACGTTATTCGCGTGAGAAAACACCGCTCGGTACGGGTGGAGCGCTTTTACGTGCAGGGCAATACCTGGAAAAAGAATCTTTTGTATTAAATGGCGATACATATCTCGATGTTGACTATAAAAATATTATAGAATTTTATAGAAAACATGGTGAAAAAGCGGTGATGGTTGTGTATAATAATGCACTTAAATTAGCTGACAACAATGTGTTAATGCGCGAAGGGGATATGGTCCAGTCTTATGATGTGACTACTGAGAGTGACTTTATAGATGCAGGCGTATATATTTTTAACAAGGATGACTTGCCTGAGGACAAAACTGAGGAAGCCATATCTCTCAAGAAAGCAGTTATTGATCCACTCATTACAAATAAATGTCTCCTAGGGTACAAGACAGATAAGCGATATTATGATATTGGGACGAAAGAACGAATAGAAGTTTTTGAAAATGAGGTACTTCAATGATTATATCTCGAACCCCTTTACGGATAAGTTTTGCCGGTGGGGGAACTGATTTTAAGGATTATTATAGGAAAAGCGGTGGGGCTGTTGTCAGTACCTCAATTGATAAATATGTCTACATAACAGTGAATAAGAAGTTTGACCAAAGGATCCGTGTAAGCTATTCGAAGACCGAGATAACCGATAGGGTATCTCAACTGCAGCATGATTTGGTTCGAGAATGTTTAAGATATCTGAAGATTAAGGGTGGAGTGGAAATAACATCTATAGCTGACATTCCGTCGGAGGGAACCGGTCTTGGATCATCAAGTGCTTTCACTGTAGGGTTATTGAATTCTCTGCACGCTTATCAGGGAAAACATGTTTCTGCAAAAAGACTTGCTGAAGATGCATGTAGAATAGAGATTGATGTTGTAAAAGAACCGATTGGAAAACAGGATCAATACATTGCTGCGTATGGAGGGTTGCAATATATTGAATTTAAACCCGATGGACATGTGTATGTCGATCCGATTATTTGCAGTAAAAGAACAAAAAAGAAACTTAATGATAATTTGATAATGTTTTATTTAGATATTACGCGTAAAGCAAACACTATCCTTGCGGGGCAAAAACGAAATATACCTCATACGTATAAGACACTTGATGCAATGAGGGATTTGACAGTCAAAATACGAAAAGCGCTTATCAATAACGCTATCGATGAGTTCGGATCAATATTGCATGAAGGGTGGTTGCTTAAGAAAAAGCTCGCTCAAGGGGTATCGAATCCTTCAATTGATAAATACTATGAAAAAGCTATTAAAAACGGTGCATTAGGAGGGAAGGTGCTTGGAGCTGGTGGAGGCGGTTTTCTGCTTTTTTATTGTCCGAAGAATAAGCAGAACAAGGTACGCAGTGCGCTTAAGAATCTCAAAGAGATGAATATAAATTTTGAACCTCAAGGAGGTAAGATTATTTATGTGGAAGAATAAAAATAATATCGGTTTATTTGCAAAAGAGTATTTCAATGAACTAGTTGAAGCATTTAATTTAATCCCTGAAAATGGTTTTGATGAGATTGTGAATATGCTTCAGTCTGTATATAAAAGTGGCAAGCACGTATTTCTTATCGGAAATGGTGGAAGTGCGGCTACTGCATCACATTTTGCCAATGATTTATCGAAAGGGACTATGTGTGACGGTAAAAAACGATTCAAGGCATTTTCTTTAACAGATAATATTCCACTGGTTACTGCATGGGCAAATGATGCTAATTTTGAAAAGATATTTGTTGAGCAACTTTATAATCTTTTTCAAAAAGGTGATATCGTTATTGCTATAACAGGATCCGGGAACTCGCCAAATATATTAAAGGCTGTTGAATTTGCGAATTCTAAAGGTGGGACAACTTTTGGTTTTATTGGTTTTGAAGGGGGTAAGCTAAAGGATATTGTTCAGAAGAGTATAATAGTAGAATCTAATAAGCAGGAAATAATAGAAGACATTCATTTAATATTAGAGCATATCATATGTAAATACCTTAAATTTAGATTGGAAGAAAGTTCATGAATAAAAAGTCTATTTTGATGATATGCCCTTTTGCGAGTCCTAATATTGGGGGGGTGGAAGCTCATCTTGATAAGCTTATAAATAAACTACTTAAGTTAGATTTTAAAGTGAATCTAGTTGCTTACCAACCTTTAACAACAAAGGCAAAAGGTCCTGCTATTGAAAAAAAAGGAAATCTCGAAATATATCGTGTTCAATGGTTTGGTTATAATCTTTTTCATAAATTAGAGCCTTACTTTTTTGCAACATTCTTTTATCTTTTCCCGGGATTGTTCCTGAAAAGTTTATTTATTTATTTAAAAAAACATAATGATATTGATGTGATTCATGCTCATGGTCTTACGGGTGCTCTTATAGCAAAAATATTAAAGAAGATTCATAAAAAAAGAACGGTTGTAAGTACTCATGCAGTATATAATTTTGAGAAAAGAAACTTATTGTCTGTTCTAGTTAAGTTTATCTTGAAGGATTTTGATAAGGTACTAGCTGTTGGAGAGACGTCTAAAGAAGAACTCAAATATATTGGTATTCCTGAGGAAAAACTTGAGATTCATCCCAATTGGATTGATCTAAATAGATTTGTTCCTCTTGATAAAATAAAATGCAGAGAGCATCTTGGATTTGATAAAAATGCTTTTATTGTCTTTTATCTTGGTAGATTAATAGACTTGAAGGGAGTCAATGTTTTATTGGATGTTGCAAAAGAAGTAATTCCTGATATTAATTTTGTTTTTGCTGGTGATGGCCCTTTATCTGAAGCTATCAAGGATGTTGAAAAAAAATGTGATAATATATTCTTTAGAGGAAAAGTAGATGCTGTTGATATTGTTATGTATTATAATTTAGCGGATATTTTTGTTCTTCCATCTCAATATAATGAAGGTTTTGCAACTGTGATACTAGAATCGATTGCTTGTGGTGTTCCGGTATTAGTAACTAATAAGGGATGTGTTCCATGGTATGTTGATTCAAGTGTTGGCGATGTAATAGATCCTACAAAAGAGAATATAAAAGGGAAAATATTATATTATTGTAATAATCCGGATAAATTAAAAGATAAAGCTTCTTTATGTCGTGAATATGCTAAAAATAAATTCAGTGAAAAGAATTTTGAAGTTATATTGAAAAGCTATGATGAATAAAAATCAAGAATTTAAATTAAATCAAATTTTATCTAAGGTTGGCGATACTTCATTCAGAAGAAGAGTTATGAAAATTCTGGAGTATCTTGATATAAAACCTGGCGATAGAATTTTAGATTGTGGTTGTGGTGAAGGGTTTTACACAATGATAATCAAGGAGCTTTATGGATCCGAATGCGATCTAATATCAATGGATATGGATTTTGAGTTAGTAAAAAAAGCAAGTTCCTGGTTAAATGATAAAACGGAAAAGAAATTTTATATAGCTGATGTTGGAAAACTGCCTTTTAAAAATAGTGTGTTTGATAAAATAATTTTTAGTGAAGTTTTGGAGCATGTCGAAGATGATGAGCATGTTCTTGTAGAAATAAAAAGAGTATTTAAAGATTCAGGCACGATTGCTGTTACAGTTCCAAATCATAATTATCCGCTATTGTGGGATCCATTTAACAAAATTCGTGAGAGCTTAGGGTTAGGCCACTTTAGTCCAGATAATGGATTTTGGGGTGGATTATGGGCTATGCATTTGAGATTGTATTATTTGCAAGATATAATTAAGTTGATTGAATCAGTTGGTTTTAAAGTGAATGATAAAAGCATGATAACTCATTATTGTTTGCCTTTTAATCATAATATTCTTTATGTTGGGAAAAGGCTTGGAAGTTTTATGCCAATTCCAAAGTCT
It includes:
- a CDS encoding radical SAM protein codes for the protein MILINSSPKNALKIFQPFLPIYIPIGIGCLATHAKKNGVRTLVVDEQVEDDAFALIQTNIKNFKKPYIFGFSVLTAGLKSALALAAKLKRNYPDSINIFGGIHPTAMPDEIMQFNCVDYVVRGEGEINIVNLYNAIKNGDDISSIPSLSFRKDGKIVHNPISCVHDNEYINYPFPYHLFAKNKHKYDFGFVISSRGCPYECIFCSNRVTTGKRYYFKSPEVIIDELNTLYHKYNQRHIQFLDDNFLVNKERVYVLLEYIRKSSLDKKMVFNFQSRGDNTDYKLMEELYRTGFKNVFFGLETASEEIMKTIKKGETVAQCIDAVNMAKKIGFHVSATFIYGLPGDTHKDRMDCVRLCKDLKLDLVRFNNATPYPGTELYDIAKNTKRLYVQGMYENFNSVSTFIENPFKKIPFSYVPENNTEEEIRGDILYSYFKYYMDINKIRAIFEKPEQNEGWFNAGEKVTEVVAKIPSLCVLGFMMFIKYIQLFYFRYMKKTIGSFVERLR
- a CDS encoding glycosyltransferase family 4 protein, producing MKIAILIDQLIPGGVQKIAVKEVQYLRLMGVDATLLVIMRVKDQEKYISMLEGVPCEYISDRYPKYLRRTIKLPVFHFLSTLHLLSPYLAPRYINKNEYDCIMSHNTTTCLTAQMLWRKKKIPYIAFVWDPMNYILTKVYSRTLLRGLFPFLSPFVRKIEYSFLRDATLVLTGSNVHSEFLHKKHDIDSEILYPGCVFSKKIPEKRGDHMLALTRWDNDKKPHMLLDLIRNLPDAKLMMVGTWTKKDDYKEFLLNIQKYNLQDRVKIIDSFGDNTLSDFGREARFFIHPNFEAFGMGALELAAHGCPMIIPKGSGVGEIFQNDVHGLFPEKENYDQFEIAVTKLLNDERCAYEMGRSAWKRAKEYSWENHARCLLNYIKKAVV
- a CDS encoding NAD-dependent epimerase/dehydratase family protein, with translation MKVFITGGAGFVGSHVVDRLIGENEIVVYDNLSSGERSFIQKHEGSKNFTFIEGDLIDRPLLEKSIKGSDAVYHFAANPDIRYGIEYTDTDLTQGTIATYNVLEAMRLADVKKIIFSSSSVVYGEPHQFPTSEDYGPMLPISLYGASKLACEGLITSFSHTFGITSWIFRFANIIGKRQTHGLLVDLIAKLDKNKTVLPVLGDGLQEKSYLYIDDCIDGILYAVGHANESMNVYNLSAGDQISVSEIVSIFAKKYTEMTHSQFEISYENKSRGWQGDVVKVKLDAAKINSLGWSARYSSKRAIEKTVEDLLGGA
- a CDS encoding sugar phosphate nucleotidyltransferase encodes the protein MQVIILAGGVGTRLRPLTHTIPKSMVPIHGKPFLAHSIEMVQKQGFTDIVLSVGYLGGQIEDYFGDGKSYGVNIRYSREKTPLGTGGALLRAGQYLEKESFVLNGDTYLDVDYKNIIEFYRKHGEKAVMVVYNNALKLADNNVLMREGDMVQSYDVTTESDFIDAGVYIFNKDDLPEDKTEEAISLKKAVIDPLITNKCLLGYKTDKRYYDIGTKERIEVFENEVLQ
- a CDS encoding SIS domain-containing protein, with protein sequence MWKNKNNIGLFAKEYFNELVEAFNLIPENGFDEIVNMLQSVYKSGKHVFLIGNGGSAATASHFANDLSKGTMCDGKKRFKAFSLTDNIPLVTAWANDANFEKIFVEQLYNLFQKGDIVIAITGSGNSPNILKAVEFANSKGGTTFGFIGFEGGKLKDIVQKSIIVESNKQEIIEDIHLILEHIICKYLKFRLEESS
- a CDS encoding glycosyltransferase family 4 protein is translated as MNKKSILMICPFASPNIGGVEAHLDKLINKLLKLDFKVNLVAYQPLTTKAKGPAIEKKGNLEIYRVQWFGYNLFHKLEPYFFATFFYLFPGLFLKSLFIYLKKHNDIDVIHAHGLTGALIAKILKKIHKKRTVVSTHAVYNFEKRNLLSVLVKFILKDFDKVLAVGETSKEELKYIGIPEEKLEIHPNWIDLNRFVPLDKIKCREHLGFDKNAFIVFYLGRLIDLKGVNVLLDVAKEVIPDINFVFAGDGPLSEAIKDVEKKCDNIFFRGKVDAVDIVMYYNLADIFVLPSQYNEGFATVILESIACGVPVLVTNKGCVPWYVDSSVGDVIDPTKENIKGKILYYCNNPDKLKDKASLCREYAKNKFSEKNFEVILKSYDE
- a CDS encoding methyltransferase domain-containing protein, with the translated sequence MMNKNQEFKLNQILSKVGDTSFRRRVMKILEYLDIKPGDRILDCGCGEGFYTMIIKELYGSECDLISMDMDFELVKKASSWLNDKTEKKFYIADVGKLPFKNSVFDKIIFSEVLEHVEDDEHVLVEIKRVFKDSGTIAVTVPNHNYPLLWDPFNKIRESLGLGHFSPDNGFWGGLWAMHLRLYYLQDIIKLIESVGFKVNDKSMITHYCLPFNHNILYVGKRLGSFMPIPKSLSESMEKFEWKTKQDSVFYRFIQFCMKIINIIDKKNDKAEKDYNKSSVCIACKVLKQ